In one window of Camelina sativa cultivar DH55 chromosome 15, Cs, whole genome shotgun sequence DNA:
- the LOC104747671 gene encoding non-specific lipid-transfer protein 8 isoform X2, producing the protein MMNILKSLAIISVLGIFFIPRYSESAISCSVVIQDLQPCVSYLTSGSGKPPDTCCKGVKSLAAATTTSADKKAACQCIKSVANSVTVKTELAQALASNCGASLPVDASPTVDCTTVG; encoded by the exons ATGA TGAACATATTGAAAAGTCTAGCGATCATTTCCGTTCTCGGAATATTCTTTATACCTCGTTATTCTGAATCCGCAATATCTTGCAGTGTTGTGATACAGGATTTGCAGCCATGTGTGAGCTACTTGACCAGCGGAAGTGGAAAGCCTCCGGATACTTGTTGCAAAGGTGTTAAGAGTTTAGCGGCTGCGACCACCACATCAGCCGATAAGAAAGCGGCTTGCCAATGCATCAAATCAGTGGCCAATAGTGTTACCGTGAAGACTGAATTGGCTCAAGCCCTTGCTAGCAATTGTGGTGCGAGCTTGCCCGTTGATGCATCCCCTACTGTCGACTGCACTAC ggtTGGTTGA
- the LOC104747670 gene encoding epoxide hydrolase 4 isoform X2, whose product MSPSKHISKKTMVNFVESQKPLLYRLIKLAGVIPYTVETEPGTKMNFWIPKETLKRPKKFDKNATVEPQKPTKPVLLLIHGFAAEGIVTWQFQVRSLAKKYSVYIPDLLFFGGSYSDNPDRSPAFQAHCLVKSLRILGVDKFFLVGFSYGGMVAFKIAEKYPEMVHAMVVSDTISESNLNQLGFKSSADLLLPTSVKGLKTLFALAVHRTMWFPNKLFKDFIEVMITNRKERAELLEALVISNKDVTIPRFQQKIHLMWGESDQIFNIGFAKKMKEQLGENATMESIKKAGHLAHLERPCVYNRCLKKFLASVYSEN is encoded by the exons ATGTCACCTTCTAAACATATATCCAAAAAGACAATGGTGAACTTTGTGGAGTCACAAAAACCTTTGTTGTACAGACTCATAAAATTGGCTGGCGTTATTCCCTACACAGTTGAAACTGAACCGGGAACGAAGATGAACTTCTGGATCCccaaagaaaccctaaaaagacccaaaaaatttgacaaaaacgCTACCGTGGAACCCCAAAAACCTACGAAACCAGTCCTCTTGCTCATCCATGGCTTTGCAGCTGAAGGGATTGTGACGTGGCAGTTCCAGGTTAGATCATTAGCCAAGAAGTACTCAGTCTATATACCGGACCTCCTCTTCTTTGGTGGGTCTTACTCCGACAACCCGGACAGGTCACCAGCGTTTCAAGCTCACTGTTTAGTCAAGTCTCTTCGTATCCTCGGCGTGGATAAGTTTTTTCTTGTAGGGTTTAGTTACGGTGGCATGGTGGCTTTCAAGATCGCCGAGAAGTATCCTGAGATGGTCCATGCCATGGTGGTGTCAG ATACGATCAGTGAGTCAAATTTGAACCAGTTAGGTTTTAAGTCGTCGGCGGATCTTTTGTTACCAACTTCGGTTAAAGGACTCAAGACTCTCTTCGCCCTTGCTGTCCATAGAACCATGTGGTTCCCGAACAAGCTCTTCAAGGATTTCATTGAG GTGATGATTACCAATAGGAAGGAAAGAGCAGAATTATTAGAAGCTTTGGTCATCAGCAACAAAGATGTGACCATCCCTCGTTTTCAACAG AAAATACATCTTATGTGGGGCGAAAGtgatcaaatttttaatattggaTTTGccaagaaaatgaaaga GCAACTAGGCGAAAATGCAACAATGGAGAGTATAAAGAAAGCAGGTCATTTGGCACATTTGGAGAGACCTTGTGTCTATAACAGATGTCTCAAAAAGTTTCTTGCTTCAGTTTACTCTGAAAACTAA
- the LOC104747670 gene encoding epoxide hydrolase 4 isoform X1, with translation MSPSKHISKKTMVNFVESQKPLLYRLIKLAGVIPYTVETEPGTKMNFWIPKETLKRPKKFDKNATVEPQKPTKPVLLLIHGFAAEGIVTWQFQVRSLAKKYSVYIPDLLFFGGSYSDNPDRSPAFQAHCLVKSLRILGVDKFFLVGFSYGGMVAFKIAEKYPEMVHAMVVSGSILAMTDTISESNLNQLGFKSSADLLLPTSVKGLKTLFALAVHRTMWFPNKLFKDFIEVMITNRKERAELLEALVISNKDVTIPRFQQKIHLMWGESDQIFNIGFAKKMKEQLGENATMESIKKAGHLAHLERPCVYNRCLKKFLASVYSEN, from the exons ATGTCACCTTCTAAACATATATCCAAAAAGACAATGGTGAACTTTGTGGAGTCACAAAAACCTTTGTTGTACAGACTCATAAAATTGGCTGGCGTTATTCCCTACACAGTTGAAACTGAACCGGGAACGAAGATGAACTTCTGGATCCccaaagaaaccctaaaaagacccaaaaaatttgacaaaaacgCTACCGTGGAACCCCAAAAACCTACGAAACCAGTCCTCTTGCTCATCCATGGCTTTGCAGCTGAAGGGATTGTGACGTGGCAGTTCCAGGTTAGATCATTAGCCAAGAAGTACTCAGTCTATATACCGGACCTCCTCTTCTTTGGTGGGTCTTACTCCGACAACCCGGACAGGTCACCAGCGTTTCAAGCTCACTGTTTAGTCAAGTCTCTTCGTATCCTCGGCGTGGATAAGTTTTTTCTTGTAGGGTTTAGTTACGGTGGCATGGTGGCTTTCAAGATCGCCGAGAAGTATCCTGAGATGGTCCATGCCATGGTGGTGTCAG gTTCTATACTTGCGATGACAGATACGATCAGTGAGTCAAATTTGAACCAGTTAGGTTTTAAGTCGTCGGCGGATCTTTTGTTACCAACTTCGGTTAAAGGACTCAAGACTCTCTTCGCCCTTGCTGTCCATAGAACCATGTGGTTCCCGAACAAGCTCTTCAAGGATTTCATTGAG GTGATGATTACCAATAGGAAGGAAAGAGCAGAATTATTAGAAGCTTTGGTCATCAGCAACAAAGATGTGACCATCCCTCGTTTTCAACAG AAAATACATCTTATGTGGGGCGAAAGtgatcaaatttttaatattggaTTTGccaagaaaatgaaaga GCAACTAGGCGAAAATGCAACAATGGAGAGTATAAAGAAAGCAGGTCATTTGGCACATTTGGAGAGACCTTGTGTCTATAACAGATGTCTCAAAAAGTTTCTTGCTTCAGTTTACTCTGAAAACTAA
- the LOC104747671 gene encoding non-specific lipid-transfer protein 8 isoform X3 → MMSILKSLAIISVLGIFFIPRYSESAISCSVVIQDLQPCVSYLTSGSGKPPDTCCKGVKSLAAATTTSADKKAACQCIKSVANSVTVKTELAQALASNCGASLPVDASPTVDCTTVG, encoded by the exons ATGATGAGCATATTGAAAAGTCTAGCGATCATTTCCGTTCTCGGAATATTCTTTATACCTCGTTATTCTGAATCCGCAATATCTTGCAGTGTTGTGATTCAG GATTTGCAGCCATGTGTGAGCTACTTGACCAGCGGAAGTGGAAAGCCTCCGGATACTTGTTGCAAAGGTGTTAAGAGTTTAGCGGCTGCGACCACCACATCAGCCGATAAGAAAGCGGCTTGCCAATGCATCAAATCAGTGGCCAATAGTGTTACCGTGAAGACTGAATTGGCTCAAGCCCTTGCTAGCAATTGTGGTGCGAGCTTGCCCGTTGATGCATCCCCTACTGTCGACTGCACTAC ggtTGGTTGA
- the LOC104747672 gene encoding GATA transcription factor 20: MMGYQTNPSFSMFFSSENDDQNQYNYDPYNDLSSSTSVDCTLSLGTPSTRLDDHRRFSSAGSNNISGDFYFHGGNAKTASYKKGGGDHSLPRRCASCDTTSTPLWRNGPKGPKSLCNACGIRFKKEERRATARNLTISGGGSSAAEIPVENPYNGGGSYYSHHHHYASSSPSWAHQNTQRVPYFSPAPEMEYPYVEDATAASFMSWN, translated from the exons ATGATGGGATACCAAACAAACCCTAGTTTCTCAATGTTTTTCTCCTCTGAAAATGACGACCAAAACCAATACAATTACGATCCTTACAATGATCTCTCTTCATCAACTTCTGTTGATTGCACTCTCTCACTTGGAACACCCTCTACTCGTCTTGACGACCACCGTAGATTCTCTTCTGCTGGTTCTAACAACATCTCCGGAGACTTCTACTTTCACGGAGGGAACGCCAAGACTGCATCGTACAAGAAGGGTGGTGGTGATCATAGCCTACCTCGCCGTTGTGCTAGCTGCGACACCACTTCTACTCCTCTATGGAGAAACGGACCAAAAGGACCTaag TCGTTATGTAATGCTTGTGGAATCCGattcaagaaggaggagaggCGTGCAACGGCCAGAAACTTAACGATCTCCGGTGGAGGTTCATCGGCGGCAGAAATTCCGGTAGAGAATCCGTACAACGGAGGTGGAAGCTATtatagtcatcatcatcactatgcATCGTCGTCGCCGTCGTGGGCTCATCAGAATACACAGAGAGTTCCTTATTTCTCACCGGCGCCAGAAATGGAATATCCCTACGTGGAAGACGCCACGGCTGCTTCGTTTATGTCTTGGAATTGA
- the LOC104747671 gene encoding non-specific lipid-transfer protein 8 isoform X1: MMSILKSLAIISVLGIFFIPRYSESAISCSVVIQDLQPCVSYLTSGSGKPPDTCCKGVKSLAAATTTSADKKAACQCIKSVANSVTVKTELAQALASNCGASLPVDASPTVDCTTVG, encoded by the exons ATGATGAGC ATATTGAAAAGTCTAGCGATCATTTCCGTTCTCGGAATATTCTTTATACCTCGTTATTCTGAATCCGCAATATCTTGCAGTGTTGTGATACAGGATTTGCAGCCATGTGTGAGCTACTTGACCAGCGGAAGTGGAAAGCCTCCGGATACTTGTTGCAAAGGTGTTAAGAGTTTAGCGGCTGCGACCACCACATCAGCCGATAAGAAAGCGGCTTGCCAATGCATCAAATCAGTGGCCAATAGTGTTACCGTGAAGACTGAATTGGCTCAAGCCCTTGCTAGCAATTGTGGTGCGAGCTTGCCCGTTGATGCATCCCCTACTGTCGACTGCACTAC ggtTGGTTGA